ACTCGAACGTGGATCCTACCCGTGTACGAATTGCTCTCGTCTTCGCTGGAGAGGTTGAACCATCTTGACTTCGGGTCCGTTCGATCATCTGTTCTCCGCTCGATGGATGCCACGTGGAGCTTCGCGTGGCCAACGGTTTTGGAATTTGACACGTCCTCCACTGTGACCACCAAAAACGGCTCAAACGGCTCGGCTGCTACGAACACGAGGTCCTCGTTCCACGTTGGATTAGCCGAGCCAGGTGAGGCTCTTCCTGTTTTGAAAACCTGCGCGCCGAGCTGAGCCTTCACGTACAGCTCCGGATTTCGAGCCTTAGCCTCGGGTCCCGAACCTAGCTGCAAGTCCTGGGTTTGGATGACCGTTAGTCTCAGGTACCAAAGCTTGGGAGACAGATACACTTTAGCTCTTGTCTCCGGTATCAGCCCGCCAGAATCGGACTGCCAAGCCTCCTGAAAGGCCTCGTCAGCCTGAGTCCCGATCCAAACGGCGAGCATGACGTCATTTCCCGGCGAGGTTTCGGATTCGAGAGTGTACCACTGCGGAGCCAAAGGACTATCCGGAGGAACTCTTTTAGGAACCTCCTGCAGATCAAACGACACCGTTCCGAGAGAACTCTCGCTTTTCTCATCCCCTTCTTTGACCTCCTCTGACCAAACGGAAACCTCCAACGACGTCGAATTGAGGCCTTCTTTATCGAAGGCGAAAACCTGATCCCAGTCTTTGCCTTCACTCTCGCTTCTGGTCTTCACGCTGTGAGTCCCGATCACAAGCTTCGAGTAAACGGTCGAACCGGTTTCTGGTTTAGGTCTCTTCGCCTTCACCACGCGAACGTATAAAAACGGCATGCGATCAACGAGGTCGTAGGCACTGCAGCTCCGATCGCCTCTCAGAGATCGCAGTTCGTGATCGCTCACGTTCAGATCCGCACGCTTCTGCACTTCGCCGTGCTTTTCCTTCGGCGGCTTTGGCTTCTCCGTCTGCGCAATAGGTGGATTCTCCACCTCCGGCGGTGGCGGTGCCGCCGCCTCCGCCGTAGCCTCCtcctttggtttttcttcttttgattcttctttaGGTTTATTctcatcttctttcttttccttttccggCGGCTTCTCCTCCGCCGCTGGTGCTGACTCTGCTTTCTCCTCACCGGCGTTTTCTGTTTCCGGTGGATCGTCCTCGACGTACCAAACCTTGAGACCGAGCTCTCCTTTGATCTGAGAGAACACGCTCCTCTTCTCTAACGGATAGTAGACAATCGCTTCGGAACCGGATTTCACAAACGTGCTTCCGGAAATCTTGACTTTGCCGAGAAAAGTGCTTCGTTTCCCTGTCCTCTTGTCGTTGTAGATATTCACCTCCAGCGTTTCGGAAGGCATGGAGTCTTTGTCGTGGACGATGAACTCGAGTTTCTCGTCCCATTGAGGATTGAGATCTCTCGATTTCGTCTTGGTTCGCCGTCGCTGGCCATCGAAGTCAACGATCGCGTAAGCACTCGCGGTTCCTTGACCATCCTTCGGCATCAGGTTCTTCGCGTTGCAAACCTCCACCATGAGCTTCCTTCCAGCACCTTCCGCCATAGATCATAGATGAATCTCGTGAAAGAGAAGCttttgagagaaagaaaaaaaaaaagggaaaacagaggacttttcttcttccttgtgCGTTAGTAACTGGCTTGTGTCTGT
This genomic interval from Glycine max cultivar Williams 82 chromosome 5, Glycine_max_v4.0, whole genome shotgun sequence contains the following:
- the LOC100807205 gene encoding FT-interacting protein 7, with the translated sequence MAEGAGRKLMVEVCNAKNLMPKDGQGTASAYAIVDFDGQRRRTKTKSRDLNPQWDEKLEFIVHDKDSMPSETLEVNIYNDKRTGKRSTFLGKVKISGSTFVKSGSEAIVYYPLEKRSVFSQIKGELGLKVWYVEDDPPETENAGEEKAESAPAAEEKPPEKEKKEDENKPKEESKEEKPKEEATAEAAAPPPPEVENPPIAQTEKPKPPKEKHGEVQKRADLNVSDHELRSLRGDRSCSAYDLVDRMPFLYVRVVKAKRPKPETGSTVYSKLVIGTHSVKTRSESEGKDWDQVFAFDKEGLNSTSLEVSVWSEEVKEGDEKSESSLGTVSFDLQEVPKRVPPDSPLAPQWYTLESETSPGNDVMLAVWIGTQADEAFQEAWQSDSGGLIPETRAKVYLSPKLWYLRLTVIQTQDLQLGSGPEAKARNPELYVKAQLGAQVFKTGRASPGSANPTWNEDLVFVAAEPFEPFLVVTVEDVSNSKTVGHAKLHVASIERRTDDRTDPKSRWFNLSSEDESNSYTGRIHVRVCLEGGYHVIDETAHVTSDVRASAKQLAKPPIGLLEVGIRGAANLLPVKTNDGTRGTTDAYVVAKYGPKWVRTRTIMDRFNPRWNEQYTWDVFDPCTVLTIGVFDNGRYKRGEDGEPNRDCRVGKVRVRLSTLDTNRVYVNSYSLVVLLPSGAKRMGEIEIAVRFSCSSWLSLMQAYASPILPRMHYVRPFGPAQQDILRQTAMKIVTARLARSEPALGQEVVQFMLDSDTHVWSMRRSKANWFRVVGCLSRVATLLGWVDGIRTWVHPPRTVLVHVLLAAIVLCPYLLLPTVFMYAFLILVLRFRYRHRVPQNMDPRMSYVDMVSLDELDEEFDGFPTTRPAEVVRIRYDRLRALAGRAQTLLGDVAAQGERLEALFSWRDPRATGLFAVLCLVMSLLFYAVPFRGFVLVAGFYYLRHPRFRDDMPSIPANFFRRLPSFSDQIM